The genomic region AGGTAACATATGCTGCTTTATCCGGCCAAGGACGCCAAACAGAACGGCAAAAGGCGTTAAAAGACTTCCGTGAAGGTAAGATTCAACTGCTTTTAGCGACAGATGTTGCTGGGCGGGGCTTAGATATTACTGACTTACCATATGTCATTAACTTTGACGTGCCTAATGCTAAGATTACCTATATTCATCGGGCTGGTCGGACTGGTCGGATGGGCCGTGAAGGAACGGTATTAACGTTGGGGAACCAACATGATGGCCGTAACTTGCGGAAATTGTTAGCGCCAGAATATGATTTAGTGACCCGTTATTTGGTCGGCGATCATTTGGAAGAAACAAAACCAGCAGTTGTGAAGGAAGCCGCACCAGTTCAAAAAACGGCTGCCACACCAACACAACAACCAACGAAAACACCGGTTGCTGATGACAAACCAATGGGTGAACGAAGTAAGACAAAAGTGGCTAAGAAACCAGTGCCAACTCGCCAACCTGCTGAACCATTAAAGCCAAAACGTAAGAAAAATCGTAAACGCGATCAAAAGAATAAGGGCTACCACAAGAAAAATAAAGATTTAACGGTCTAGCCCAAACGAAAAAGAAACCTTAATTTAGTTAAGGTTTCTTTTTTATTTGGTCGTAATTGTGAGAGAGTGGGCAAGCTATTAATTGACAATCACGGTTAAGCGTTTACAATATAAGTAAGGGTTTTATTTCGTTTGACGGACACTTGAGCGAACGGACTCGCTGGAAATTGACTTTTAATTTGTAAGCCTTTTATCTAAATTGGACAAGACCACGTTAGACTTAAGCTATCCCTAATGGCCTTGTTACCACGAAGGGCAAGCCCGAAAGTCAGTGACGAGCTAAATTTTAGGAGGTGCCGACAATGGCAGATGAACAAAACTTAGAAACAATCATGGGACTGATTATTAATGGTGGGAACGCCAAGAGTAGTGCAATGGAAGCAATTCAGGCCGCTAAGAAGGGCGATTTTGACCAAGCTACTGCTAAATTACAGGAATCAGATGCTGCATTATCAGAAGCACATAATGTCCAAACCGGGATGTTAACTAAGGAAGCCAGTGGCGACCATATTGATGTCACTTTATTAACGGTTCATTCTCAAGATCATTTAATGAACGCCATTACGTTCAGAGACCTTGCCGGCGAAGTGGTCGATGTCTACCGGAAGATGGCTGGCTTACCTGTTGAAACGTATTAAATTTAGGAAAAGAGCGTGATTGCGTTATGGAAATTAAACAAAATTTGAGTATGCCCGCGAGTGATTTCTATCAGAAGATTGTGACGTCTGTGTTATTTGATATCAAACAACAAACTGGCGAAAAAATTACCGAAGCGCAACTTGCTAATTATTCGTATCAAAAATTGTTTGGTAACCGTGGTCAAGCAACGTTGAAGGTTACTCAGTTGATCAAGGATCAGAGCTATCATTACGAAACAAGCTCCTCACGAGGGACTTACCAATCAAGTTATGATATTTTTGCCAATGGGCCGCAAGCCATCCAAGTGATTTACCGGGAACAAGCCAAGGCAAACAGTAAATTACAACAAACGAATGATTTATTGATGGGTGCCGTTTTAGGCTTTATGAGAAAACGGGGCTTCAAAAAGATGTTAAAACAAATCGAAAAATCATATCTAGCGGGATAAGGAGAGAGTTTGATTATGGAATATCAACAATTGGCGCCATTCCCACAAGATTTTCTATGGGGTTCAGCTTCGGCTGCTTATCAAATTGAAGGGGCTTATCAAGAAGCGGGTAAGGGTCAGTCTGTCTGGGACCAGTTTGTCCGTATTCCTGGGAAGACCTTTAAGGCCACTAACGGGGATGTCGCGGTCGATCACTATCACCGCTATCAAGAAGACGTCGCGTTAATGGCCCGGGCGGGTTTAAAAGCCTATCGTTTTTCAATTTCGTGGCCCCGAGTATTACCTGCTGGGCGCGGCACGATGAATGAAGAAGGCTTAGCTTTTTATGATCGCTTAATTGATGAATTAATTGCTAATCAGATTGAACCAATTGTCACGATTTATCATTGGGACTTACCGCAAGCCTTGCAAGATGAATATGGTGGTTGGGAATCGCGGCAGATTATTCCGGATTTTACAGCTTATGCAGCCTTATTATTCGAACGTTTTGGCGATCGTGTTCATCATTGGGTCACCTTGAACGAACAAAATATCTTCATCACGCACGGCTATTTAACCGCAGAACACCCACCAGCAGTGATGGATGCTAAACGGACTTATCAAGCTAATCATATGGCCAATTTAGCCAATGCGAGTGCTATTAAGTTGTTCCACGAAAAAGGTTATCAAGGTGGGATTGGTCCTAGTTTTGCCTATAGTCCAACCTATGCCCTAGATGCTGATCCAGTGAACCAGATTGCGGCTGATGATGCTGAGCAATTGAATGCCGATTTATGGTTGGATGTTTATGCTTGGGGTCGCTATCCGAAGTTAATTCTAAATTATTGGGCGCGTGAAGGACTGCTGCCAGATATCACGGCAGCAGATCAAGCATTATTACAAGACCCATTAGCCCGGCCTGATTTCATGGGACTCAACTATTACCAAACGACAACCGTAACGGCTAATCCGTTGGTCGGTGGCGTTGGGTTAACCAAACAAAATACTTCCGGTAAAAAAGGAACGAGTCAAGCGAGCGGTGTGCCAGGGCTTTTCAAGACGGCTGACAATCCGTATATGCAACAAACCGACTGGGATTGGAATTATTGACCCAGAAGGACTTAGAATGGCATTACGGCGCATTGAGAGTCGTTATAGCTTACCGGTTTTAATTACCGAAAATGGTTTGGGTGCTTATGATCGCCTAGATGGTGCTGGTGAAGTGCACGATGATTACCGCATTGCCTTTTTAAAGGCTCACATTCAAGCAATCCAAGAAGCCATTACAGATGGCGTGACCGTCATTGGTTACACAACCTGGAGTTTCACGGATTTATTGAGCTGGACGAATGGTTATCAGAAGCGCTACGGTTTTGTCTATGTTGATCGAGATGAAACCGACGAAAAGGAACTCAATCGCTATCCTAAGGACAGCTTTTATTGGTACCAACGCGTCATTCGAAGTAACGGATAACAATTAAATTAAAAAAATGAAGACCTAGGACAAAAGTGATTTTTGTCCTAGGTCTTTTTTGATATTCGGATATGGATGGTTTTACCGTTTTTTGTCAGTAGCTTTCTGTGCTTAGCGTCACTCGTCAAACAACTGCTTGCAGCAGTTATTCGCCGAGCGGTGCTAATGCTCGAAGCCAACCCGTTTCAAACGCACTTCCTTTTTTGTGCGATTGCGCTTAAAATAGCTGTATTAGATAAAACGAGGTGTGGTAATGACAACCCAACAAAGAAGAGACGCCATTTTAGCGGCGATTAAAGACAGTGGCCAACCGATTAGTGCCAAGCAACTAGCGCAGACTTATCACGTGAGTCGCCAGACAATTGTGGGCGATATTGCGTTAATTCGCGCGCAGGGTGTCAATATTATTGCGACGGTCAGCGGCTATTATTATCAAACGACAACCCAACAAATCACCGGTTATCGCGCACAATTAGTGTGTCAGCATACACAAGCCAAGACGCGCGCTGAATTAACCGCCATTGTTCAAAACGGCGGGCGAGTGATTGACGTTACAGTTGATCATCAAGTCTACGGCGAAATAACGGGGCAATTAGGCATCAACAACTTGACAGATGTCAAAGGATTTATGCAAAAAATTAAAAAATATCCCGAACAAAAACTACTCTCAACACTCACTGGTGGGATTCACCTCCACACCATCGAATGCGCTTCTGAACAGGATTTTGAACGGATAAAAGCGGCCTTGTCAGCACTTAATATTCTCTACGTTAATAATTAGGGTGTCTTGACACATGTAAACCTAAGAAGTATGATAAACACAATTATTATCAACTTTGGAGGCGGATTTGAGATGACAAAAGAACATCACAAACTATTATGGGCAGCTGGTGGCGCCTGGCTATTTGACGCGATGGATGTCGGATTGTTGTCGTTTGTCATTGCAGCGCTCGCTAAAGAATGGCACCTTAACAGTGGGCAAATGGGTTTAATTGGCAGTGTTGGCTCAATCGGGATGGCGATTGGTGCTGTCTTCTTCGGCGCCTTGGCTGATAAAATTGGGCGGCGGAATAGTTTACTATTCTCGCTATTACTTTTTTCAATTGGGAACGGCTTATCGGCGCTTAGCCCATCATTAATCGTCTTCATGGCCTTACGGTTATTAGTGGGAATTGGTTTGGGTGGCGAGTTACCAGTTGCTTCGACGTTAATTTCAGAGAATACACCGGACGCAACACGTGGGCGGGCAGTCGTCTTACTAGAGAGTTTCTGGGCGGCCGGTTGGTTAGCGGCTAGTTTACTGGCATATTTTGTGATTCCTAATTGGGGTTGGCGCGTTGTCTTATTGATTACGTCACTCCCCGCTGTTTACACGTTGGTCCTTCGGGAGCACGTCAAGGATAGCCACGAACCAGCCACGATTCAAAAGCCATTGCCCTTTATGCAGCGCGTTACGAAATTGTGGCAACCAGCTTACCGCCAAAAAACGGCTTTATTATGGTTTGTGTGGTTCTTAGTCGTCTTTTCTTATTATGGAATGTTTCTCTGGTTACCAAGCGTCATGGTGCTCAAAGGTTTTAGTTTGGTCAACAGTTTTGGTTACGTCTTAATCATGACCTTGGCGCAGCTACCCGGCTACTTTTTTGCAGCTTGGTTAATTGAAAAGTGGGGACGTAAATGGGTCCTCGGTAGTTTCTTAATTGGAACGGCAATCAGTGCCTATTTCTTTGGTACCGCCCAATCAGTCGGTCTATTAATTAGTGCTGGCGCCTTGTTATCCTTTTTCAACTTGGGTGCGTGGGGCGCGTTGTACGCCTACACACCAGAACAATATCCAGCCATTATTCGTGGCAGCGGAAGTGGATTAGCCGCAGCAGTTGGGCGGATTGGTGGGATTGTCGGACCGTTTTTAGTCGGCTATCTCATCAATCAAAAAGTCTCAATCACAGTGATTTTTACGATCTTCACGGTTGCGATTTTGATGGCAGCCGGAGCCGTCCTCTTATTCGGAGTTGAAACGATGCATCAAAAAATGACAGATGTCGACTGAATATTGCTAAATCAACTTTACAGTTAATTCACGAGGTGCGATAATGAAAGTTATAGGCTCTCGTGGCTCAACTGGATAGAGCAATCGCCTCCTAAGCGATAGGTTGCGAGTTCGATTCTCGCCGGGGGCATCTTAAATTAAATAGCAACAACAAGTAGAAGAAGAAAGTTTAGCGCTAATGACGCTAAATTTTCTTCTTTTTGCGTCAATACGGACGTTAAGAGGGAAAATCATTGTTTAAAGGGCTAATTTATGGGCTGCCAATATCACTATTACTATGGGGTGTTATTATTGTCGTTATTTATTTTTTCATTTGATAATTAAGCACAAAACCAGTCAGAATTGGGTTGAAAGATTGAATTCGTTTTCATTTTCAGAAAGTTGTCAAAGGTGATTCATATTCAGCAAAAATATGGTAAAATAGACTCGTATTCAAAAATCGCAACTAAAAAGTTGCAATTAATCTGGAGGCTTTTTCATGTCATTAGTTAATGGTACAGAAATCTTTAAAGCTGCTCGTGAAGGTCATTACGCTGTTGGTGCTTTCAACACAAACAACCTTGAATGGACACGTGCTATCTTAGGCGCTGCTCAAGAAACTAACACACCAATCTTGATCCAAACATCAATGGGTGCTGCTAAATATATGGGTGGTTACGAATTATGCAAGAACTTGGTTGAACAAACAATCAAGTCAATGAACATCACTGTTCCTGTTATCATGCATTTAGATCACGGTAACTACGAAGCTGCTAAAGAATGTATCGAAGTTGGTTACAACTCAGTTATGTTCGATGGTCATGATTTACCATTCGAAGAAAACTTAGCAAAGACAAAAGAAATCGTTGCTTTAGCACATGCTAAAGGTATCTCAGTTGAAGCCGAAGTTGGTTCAATTGGTGGCGAAGAAGACGGTATCGTTGGTGCTGGTGAATTAGCTGATGTTGAAGAAGCTAAACAATTAGCAGCTGCTGGTCCTGACTACTTAGCTGTTGGTATTGGTAACATTCACGGTGTATACCCTGAAAACTGGCAAGGTTTAAGCTTTGACCGTTTAGAAGAATTAGCTGCTGAAATCAAGATTCCTCTTGTATTACACGGTGGTTCAGGTATTCCTAAGGAACAAATCCTTAAAGCAATCGACATGGGTATTGCTAAGGTTAACGTTAATACAGAACAACAAATTGCATGGTCAAAAGCTGTTAAAGCATACTACGCTGCAGACAAAGACGAAGCTGAAAAAGGCTTTGATCCTCGTAAAGTTCTTGCACCTGGTACAAAAGCAATCAAAGACACAGTTGAATCACGTATCGAATGGTTCGGTACACCAGCTGTTAAATAATTATTATTTATCAAAAAAGTCCAACTTCGGTTGGGCTTTTTTTATTGGCATTTTTTTGAAGGCTTGTGTTAAGATGATAGCAAAATAGAGGTGGGGCTAAAATGGACAATGTGGCACAATACTTGGCTGGTTTAGAAAATGATAATGATCGTGCACTTGCACTGTCAATGCACAAGATTATTTGTACGGTGTTGCCGGATGCCGAAGTTAAATTGGCCTACGGATTAGTTGGCTACTACCAACCTAAGGCACTTTGTTATTTTGGCATTAACAAGCGCCACGTTGGTTTTTATCCAACGAATCAACCGATGGCTCATTTTGCAAAAGAAGTCGCGCCTTATCAAACGGGTAAAGGGACGCTTCAATTTAAAAAAGATAGTGCGGCATTTCCAGTTGAGCTCATCCAAAATATTGCACGTTGGCAGTTAGCACAAGCACAAAAATAAGCTTCCCCACAGTGGGCAAGCTTATTTTTGTTTAATGACCGCTCGTCACTTTAATCCCGATAATCCCAATCACGAGTAAAATCACGAATAACCAAGTTAACAAACTAAGATGTTCATTGAATAAAATCACACCGACTAAAATCGCCCCAACGGCACCAATCCCAGTCCAAACTGGGTAAGCGATACTGAGCGGTAAGCCTTTAGTTGCGCGAATTAAAAAGCCAAAGCTAACCACCATCCCGACGATCGTTAATAACGTGTAGTTGAGTTTGGTAAAACCGCTACTCATCTTCATAGTAGTTGCCCACCAAACCTCTGCTAATCCTGCGATTAATAAATCAAACCATGCCATAATATAAAGCCTCCTAAAGTTGTCGCGCCATAAAAAAAGGGCAGCCAATCACTTCTTCTATGACCTATAGAAGTGATTAACTGCCCGGTGGCAACGATTAAATTAAGTCTATCATAGCAAATTTGGTTACCAAAGAAAAGCCTAACCGATCGAACCGCCAATTAAGTAAGTGACGACCATTGTTAAAACGCCGGTTAAAACGTTACGTAAAATACCCTTGAAGCGGTTGGCATGACCTAGCGTGGCACTTGTATAGCCGGTAATGATTAAGGCAACCACAATTGACGCCACGGTCCCACTGACTTTGTAAGGATAAGGAATCGCTAGAATTGTGAGGATTGGTAAGAGCGAACCCAAAATGAACGAGAAGAAGGATGAAAAGGCTGCGTGCCAGGGATTAAAATAGTGGTGTAGTTCAATGTTATATTTTTCGCGGAGCGTAATATCAAGACTATCCTTTTGCATGAAGGCTGTCGCAACTTGGTTAGCGAGAGGCGTTGGTAAGCCCTTTGATTCATAGGTTCGTTGTAGACTAGCTACTTCGGCATCGTATTCGTTTTGAATCGCTTCTTTTTGAAGGCGCATCATTGATTTTTGCGTATCACGTTGTGTGCTGACCGAAACGTATTCACCGCCACCCATCGAAAAGGCGCCCGCTAACATGCCAGAAATCCCAGCTAAGAAGAGGGTGTATTGACTTTGGTGCGCGCTAGCAACACCGACCACAATCCCAGCAACCGAAATAATGCCGTCATTGGCACCTAGAACACCGGCCCGAATGATGTTGAGTCGTTCTGATAGATGAAAGTGATGTTCTAGTGGTTGCGCGTTGGTGGTTGTGATAGCTTTCATGAGCGATGTCTCCTTAATATTGACTGATTTAACTTCATTATAGCTAATTGAGAAAGATTATCAATGGCTTTTGGGAAATCATTCACAACGAAAGAATCGTGTCAAATCTATTGCTAGGTTAGATTCGAATGGTTATTAAGTACAGGTGTTAATAAGAAAAATAAAAAGGATTGGGGCCAAATATGAATTTGGGTCCAATCCTTTTTTGATTATAAAGCTGGTGTTAACAGGGCTTGGTGGAAGTAGTAATAAGTGACGACTGTACAGACAATCCCAATTAACGAGATGACCACTAATAATTTAGTGGTTTGTTTTTGAAAATAGTAATAAGCGGTTAAACCGACAAAAAAGGTTGTTAGGCAAATCGAAATGCCTAACAGCATAAGCCAAAAAGTTAGCATTAGTTAGCCCAGTCACCGTTTCTGAAGACTGGTACGATTTGACCATCATGTGTTAAACCATCGATATTCATATCACTTGAACCAACCATGAAATCAACGTGTGCTTGGCTACGATTTAAGCCAGCTGCTTTTAATTCTTCTTGCGTCATGTCAGTGCCACCTTCAATTGAAAAGGCGTAAGCTGAGCCTAGAGCCAAATGATTTGACGCATTTTCGTCGAATAACGTATTGTAGAAGGTGATCTTTGATTGTGAGATTGGTGAAGGATCTGGTACTAAGGCGACTTCGCCTAAACTTTTAACGCCTTCGTCCGTTTGTAATAGTTTTTGAAGGACATCGTTGCCTTCTTCAGCAGTGGCTTTAACCACGCGGCCGTTTTCGAAGGTGAATTGCATGTGATTCAAAGCGTTACCAGCATAGCTCAATGGTTTAGTTGATGAAATATAACCGTCAATATGGTTGGCATCAGCTGCTGAGAAGACTTCTTCAGTTGGCATGTTGGCAACGAATGGGCGACCATCGCTACTTTGGTTAGGACCACCAATCCAAATATGGTTTTCAGGTAAGCCGATTGTTAAATCAGTGCCAGGGGCAGTATAGTGAAGGGCTTTGAATTGGGCAGCGTTTAATTCGGCTGCTTTAGCTTGCAATTTCTTGCCATGTTCTTCCCAGGCTAAGATTGGATCTGGTTGGTCAACACGGGTTGTTTTGAAGATTTCAGTCCATAATTTATCAGTAGCTTCTTGGGCTTCTAAATCAGGGAAGACTTTATGCGCCCAGGCAGGACTAGCAGCTGCTACAACGATCCAACTATTCTTGTTGGCTTGTGTTGCTTGGCGGACCTTGAGCATTGCTTTGCCATTGGCAAGTTGGGCAGCAGCAACCCGGTCGCCATCTAAGCCCTTCAAATTGTCGGGGTCACTAGACATCACCGAAATCCGTTTAGCGTCGTTTGCTAACCAGTAATCGTATTCTTGTTTTTGGAAGTCTGGCACGTCAATCAGACGTTCTTGCGCCTTGTGTTGCATGTTGATGCGATCAATGGCATCATCTTGCCACTTGATAATCACTTCAGCAGCCCCTAAATCGTAACAAGCTGCCGTAATGTCGCGAGCAAATTCAGCTTGGCTAACTGCAATTTGGATGACAACGGTATCGCCATCTTGGACGTTGATCCCCGTTTTAGCGATTAATGCTGCATATTTTTCAAGATTATGTTGGAAAGTCGTCATAAAAAATCCTCCTTAAAGCCTATTTGATACCAATATCATAGCATAGGATGATTAAAAAAACTCGCCCCAACTATAAAAACGTTTTCATGTTATTTAATTTTATGGTAGAGTGGCATTAAAGAATCTGTTTTTGAGTCAATAATGTGGTGGGAGGTGCTGGTAACATGGCACGTAAAAAAAGAATAAAAGCAGAACAAATTCTCGATAAAGCATACGAAATTGTTTTGACGGATGGGTTGAAATCAATCACAGCGCGTAAATTAGCAACCGCTTTGAATTGCTCAACACAGCCGATTTATCTTGAATTCGGGAGTATGTCAGAATTGAAACAAGCTGTCTTGGAACATGCTAAGGCGCGTTTGATTTGGTATGTCAGTGAAGAACAGCATCATGACGACGCACTTGTTAATTTAGGTGTGGGCTATATTCGTTTTGCGACGGTTGAACCTGAACTCTACCGGGCGTTATTTATTGATAATCATTTTGGTGCTGCTGAAACACGCGCTTTTGTTAACCAAGTGACGGATATTCGGCTCCATGATTATCAGCCACTCCAACGTCTGACAAAAGAACAGCAACAACAAGTAGTCAATGAAATTTGGATTACAATGACGGGCTTTGCCACGTTAATCAACGCGCACCTAGTGCAATTTGATGAAGAATCAGCCTCAATGCAAATCGGTGTGATGCTAATGCGCTGTTTTGAACTGGAACGGGTCTAAAGAAATCGTTAAGAAACGATAATAATAATTGTCAATCGTGCGCCAAACGTGTAGCATAGTAAGGGATAGCAATAGTAAGTAGTAGGAGGTCTATTTGTGTCTAAAATTAAAGTAATGACCGTTTTTGGTACCCGACCAGAAGCCATTAAGATGGCGCCACTCGTATTGGAACTTAAAAAGCGCGATACAGAGTTTGAAGCGGTCACTGTTGTCACTGCTCAACATCGTCAGATGCTTGATCAAGTGCTTGAAATTTTTAAAATTAAACCAGATTATGATTTAGATGTCATGAAACAGCGTCAAACCTTGAGTGAGATTACAAGTAACGTCTTGATGAATCTCGATCACGTGATTGCCACTGAAAAACCTGATATTGTCTTAGTGCATGGTGATACCACCACCACGTTTGCAGCTAGTATCAGTGCCTTCTATAATCAAACGGCCATTGGGCACGTTGAAGCAGGCCTTAGAACTTGGGACAAGTATTCACCATTCCCAGAAGAAATGAATCGTCAATTAACCGATGTTTTAAGTGATCTTTATTTTGCACCAACAAGTCAAAGTAAAGCCAACTTATTACAAGAAAACCATAACGAAGATAATATCTTCATTACTGGGAATACTGCGATTGATGCGCTTAAACAAACGGTGCAAAGCGACTATGATCACGATATTTTGAACGTGGTGGATGCTGATAAACGCATGGTTCTAGTGACAATGCATCGTCGTGAAAACCAAGGCGAACCAATGAAGCGGGTCTTCAAAGTCATGCGTCAAGTGGTTGAGAGCCATGATGACGTTGAAATCGTCTATCCGGTTCATCTTAACCCAGTTGTGCAAGAAGCAGCGCAAAGCATATTAGGTAACCATCCACGGATTCATTTGATTGATCCACTAGATGTGGTTGACTTCCATAACTTAGCCGCTAGAAGTTTCTTCATCATGTCTGATTCAGGTGGTGTGCAAGAAGAAGCACCATCACTTGGTAAACCAGTCTTGGTGCTTAGAGACACAACTGAACGTCCAGAAGGTGTTGAAGCTGGGACCTTGAAGTTAGTGGGCACACAACCTGAAATGGTACACGATGCAATGGTTGAGTTGTTAGACAACCAAGAAGTTTATGATGCCATGGCGCAAGCTAAAAACCCATACGGTGACGGCTTTGCTTCAAAGCGGATTTTAGACGCAATTGCGTATCATTTCGAACAAACGAAGGAACGACCAGAAGAATTTTAAAACATGTTATAAACTAAAAGAGGCGCTACGACAGAATTTGTCGTGGCGCCTCTTTTGATTATTTCTTTTCTTTAACAATGTAGACTGGGCGGTTCTTAACTTCTAGATAAATCTTACCGATGTATTTACCGACAATCCCTAAACAAAGGAGTTGTAAGCCACCAATCATTAGAACAACTGAGATGAGAGATGGCCAACCGCTTGTTGGATCACCGAAGATAATCGCACGGACAATGATGAAGATTAGCGCGATTGACGCGATAATAAACGAGAAGAAACCGATAAATGAGGCAATTGCTAGCGGTGTTTCTGAGAAAGTGACAATCCCATCAAGTGAGTACTTGAAGAGTCCCCAGAAAGACCAGCTTGTTGTGCCAGCGACGCGATCTTGATTTTGATATTCAAGATATTTAGTGTCGAAACCAACCCAACTGAAGATACCTTTTGAAAAACGATTGTATTCAGTCATTTCAAGAATGGCATCGACCATTTGACGGGTCATTAAACGGTAATCACGCGCACCGTCCACAATTTTAGTTTGAGAAATATGATTGATAATTTGATAGAACTTTTTAGCGAAGAATGAACGAACGGGTGGTTCGCCAGCACGAGTTGTCCGGCGAGTGCCAACACAATCGTAACCCTCAACTTCGATACCTTGAATCATTTCAGGTAATAAAGCAGGGGGATCTTGGAGATCGACATCCATTACGGCGACGTAATCACCAGTTGCAGCTTGTAAACCGGCGTATAACGCCGCTTCTTTACCGAAGTTTCTCGAAAATGAGATGTAATGCACGTGTTCTGGATCTTGTGCTTGTAATGTCCGCATTGCTGGTAGCGTTTGATCAGCGGAACCATCGTTAATAAATAAGTATTCGATAGCATGATCTGGTAATTGAGCCGCAACTTTTTCAACTGCTGCATAAAATAGTGGGACTGATTCTTGCTCATTAAAACAGGGGACAATAATTGAAATCGTTTTGCTCATGTTAAGCCTCCGTTGACTTATTGAAAATCCATTTACTGAAAATGTAGTTTGCCAGGATAATCATAAATTGATCGATAATCTTAACCACCATGTTAGGACCATGGAGCATTGAAATACCGACAAACATTATCGCAGTATCCATTATATAGGATATACCACGGAAGAAAAAGAAACTAGCTATTTCATGTGAAAAATCTCTAAAAGTCGTGTATTTTGACTGAAAAACCCAGGTTTTATTAGTGAAAAAGGCAAATAGAACTGATAAAAACCAAGCAATGGTATTACTGAGTAAGTAATACATACCAGTATATTGGTCTAAAAGGTAGAAAACAACCATATTGACGGCGGTTGTTAATACCCCGAAGACTAGATACATTAATTGTTCCCAATATTTATGAATGAGATTTTGAATTGTTTTAATCATGATCGCCTCGTTTTAAAATAGTATGATAATGGCGCAGAATACGACCGCGTAAGGCCATCT from Latilactobacillus sakei subsp. sakei DSM 20017 = JCM 1157 harbors:
- a CDS encoding glycosyltransferase family 2 protein translates to MSKTISIIVPCFNEQESVPLFYAAVEKVAAQLPDHAIEYLFINDGSADQTLPAMRTLQAQDPEHVHYISFSRNFGKEAALYAGLQAATGDYVAVMDVDLQDPPALLPEMIQGIEVEGYDCVGTRRTTRAGEPPVRSFFAKKFYQIINHISQTKIVDGARDYRLMTRQMVDAILEMTEYNRFSKGIFSWVGFDTKYLEYQNQDRVAGTTSWSFWGLFKYSLDGIVTFSETPLAIASFIGFFSFIIASIALIFIIVRAIIFGDPTSGWPSLISVVLMIGGLQLLCLGIVGKYIGKIYLEVKNRPVYIVKEKK
- a CDS encoding GtrA family protein; this translates as MIKTIQNLIHKYWEQLMYLVFGVLTTAVNMVVFYLLDQYTGMYYLLSNTIAWFLSVLFAFFTNKTWVFQSKYTTFRDFSHEIASFFFFRGISYIMDTAIMFVGISMLHGPNMVVKIIDQFMIILANYIFSKWIFNKSTEA
- the wecB gene encoding non-hydrolyzing UDP-N-acetylglucosamine 2-epimerase encodes the protein MSKIKVMTVFGTRPEAIKMAPLVLELKKRDTEFEAVTVVTAQHRQMLDQVLEIFKIKPDYDLDVMKQRQTLSEITSNVLMNLDHVIATEKPDIVLVHGDTTTTFAASISAFYNQTAIGHVEAGLRTWDKYSPFPEEMNRQLTDVLSDLYFAPTSQSKANLLQENHNEDNIFITGNTAIDALKQTVQSDYDHDILNVVDADKRMVLVTMHRRENQGEPMKRVFKVMRQVVESHDDVEIVYPVHLNPVVQEAAQSILGNHPRIHLIDPLDVVDFHNLAARSFFIMSDSGGVQEEAPSLGKPVLVLRDTTERPEGVEAGTLKLVGTQPEMVHDAMVELLDNQEVYDAMAQAKNPYGDGFASKRILDAIAYHFEQTKERPEEF